The genomic window AATATAGTGGATTGGGTGCGTAGGATGTGGTATAGAACTCATAGAAAAATTTTGATCATTGACGAAGAGAGGGCTTTTGTCGGCGGGGTCAATGTTGAACAGCCCGCGGCTGATTGGTATGATTTGCATCTTCTCATTACCGGCAGCGCAGTAATCAGGCCGCTTTTGTATGGATTTGCCAAATCTTATATTCATTGCGGCGGCAACGCCAAAGAAGTGGAGCATTTGTTACATCCCGATTTTGCCGAAGGCCTTAATTCCATCAGAAATAGAATTAATTTTTTGATGCATGCGCCGTTTTACGCGAAGATTTCTCCGTTTAAAAAATTTTATTACCAAAGTTTGGAATCCGCCCAAAATACTTTTAATGTGGTAACGCCGTATTATGTGCCCGATTTGCATTTTTTGGATCTGGTTTCACGCGCCAAAAAGCGGGGAGTGGAAGTCAATATAATTTTGCCGTGGGAAACCGACGTGAATTTAATGCGGCATATGGCCAACGCCTTTTATGGCATATCTTCCAAGGCCGGCGTGTCTTTTTACATGCTTAAGAAAATGAATCACGCCAAGGCCGTAAGTTATGACGATAAACTGGGTATTGTCGGCAGCGCCAATTTTACGCCGCGCAGTTTTTTTATCAACCAGGAAGCCAGCGCCGCGTTTTCCGATCCCAAGATGGTCGGCGATTTAAATAAAATTATTGGTGATTGGAAGAAAGAAGCCGTGCCGTTATCCGAGGTTGGTTTGAGCAAAAAAAAGTGGTCGGCCAGGTTTAAGGATTGGTGGCTGAATAAGTTTAAGGATTATGTCTGAAGTTTTAAAATCGCCTTTGGCCGACCGGATGAGGCCAAAGAATTTTGCGGAGTTTGTCGGGCAGGAAGAGATCGTCGGCGCCGGCCGGCTGCTTCGGAAATTAATTGAAAAAGACGAAATGGCGTCCATTATTTTTTGGGGTCCGCCCGGAGTGGGCAAAACCACCTTGGCCAGAATTATAGCCGAACAGACAAAATCCGCCTTTTCAATCATTTCCGCGGTTACCTCCGGCAAAGAAGAATTAAAAAAAATTATTGCCACCGCCAAACAACTTCTGCAGGTTGGACAAAAGACAGTATTGTTTGTTGATGAAATTCACCGCTGGAATAAAGCCCAGCAGGACGCCCTGCTTCCGCATGTTGAAAACGGGATTATCACCTTAATCGGCGCTACCACTGAAAATCCTTCTTTTGAAATAATCGGGCCGCTCTTATCGCGTTCCAGAGTTTTTATTTTAAAAAATTTGGCCGATGCTGATATTGTCAAGATTATAGAAAGGGCTTTAGAAGATAAAAGCAGGGGATTGGGGTCTTTAAAAATTAAAATAGAAAAGGAAAGCGTTGAACTGTTGGCCGAGCTTTCCGGCGGCGATGCCCGCACCGCTTTAAACGGCCTGGAGCTGGCCGTGAAAGCGAAACTCAAACCAAAAGAGTCCGCGGTTGAATTAACTAAAGAAGATATTAAAGAGGCCCTGCAGAGGACACATCTGGTTTTTGATAAAAAGGGCGAGGAATTTTATAATTTAATTTCCGCTCTGCACAAATCAATGCGCGGATCAGATGCCGATGCGGCGCTCTATTGGCTGGCCCGCATGCTTGAAGGCGGAGCCGACCCCCTGTATGTGGCTCGCCGGGTGCTTAGGTTTGCCTGTGAGGATATTGGTATGGCTAACAGTGAAGCTTTAGTGCAAGCCAATGCCGCTTATGACGCCTGCCATAAAATCGGCATGCCGGAATGCACTGTGCATTTGGCCCAGGCCGTGGTTTACTGTGCCAAATCAAAAAAATCAAATTTATTATACACAGCTTACGGCAAAGCGGCCGCGGATGCGAAAAACACTTCGCATCTGGGCGTGCCACTGCATTTGCGCAACGCGCCGACAAAATTCATGAAGGAAATCGGCTACGGCAAGGATTACAAATACAATCCGAATTTTGCCGGGCCGGTTGAGCAGGATTATTTGCCGCCGGAACTGAAAGGCAAAAAATATTTATGACTTTAAAATTTCTACTGCACACCTGTTGTGCGCCGTGCAGTATCGCCATAATTGATGAATTGAAAAACAAATTTGCGCTGACGGTCTTTTTTTATAATCCCAACATTTTTCCCTTTGCTGAATATGAAAAGCGCAAAGCCGAGGTAGTGCGGGTTTGCCAGGAGTGGGGTGTACCGATGATTGATATGGATTATGAGGCGGACAAATGGCACAAGGAAGTGGCCGAGGGTTTGGAAATGGAAGCGGAAGGAGAGTCCAGGTGCGCGCTGTGTTTCCGGTTCCGGCTGGCCAAAACCGCCGAGTACGCCAAGAAAAACGGTTTTCATTATTTCAGCAGCAGTTTAACCAGCGGCCGCAACAAACCAGCCGAAGTGATAAATTCAATTGGCAAAGTTTTTGGCAAGCATTACAAAGTGAAGTTTTATGATGTTGATTGGAAAAAAGACGGACGGCAGGAAAAGGCAAAGAAGATGGTTGAGGAGAGGGGAATATACAGACAAAATTATTGCGGGTGCGAGTCGTCAATTAAGAAACCGTGATTTTTCTTTTCGTTTCTTCCAGATGTTCCAATAAAATTGAGATGGTTTTTTTATTTTGTAAAAGTCCGGAAATTTTTTCCGGCCATTCAATCACGCAAATTGTATTTGGTTTTCCCAGATAATCTTCTACTCCAATATCAATCAGTTCCTGCGCGTTTTTTAACCGGTAGGTGTCAATGTGAACAAAATTTCGGCCGGCTGGCATCGGGCAGACATTCATCAGAGTAAAAGTGGGACTGGTCATTTCATTTTTTATTCCCAAACCGCGCGCCAGGCCTTTAATCAGGGTGGTTTTGCCGGCGCCGAGTTCGCCGGATAATAACACAACCTCTCCGCCTTTTAATTTTGCGGATAGGTCCTGGCCGAATTTTTCAGTTTCTTTTTCCGAATTTGTGATCATAGGCATACTTGAATAATTTTACCTCGTCCTATTTGACCGTGTCAATACCAAGTGGTATTCTTATATTGGCCTGGTTTACGGGTTGTAGCGAAGTTGGTATCGCGCATGCATGGGGTGCATGAGATCGCGGGTTCAAGTCCCGCCAGCCCGACTATGATTAATGAAAATCGACTTGTTGCTCATGCTTGGATTTTTGATGTTGACGGAGTTCTTACTCATCCAAGCGAAAAAAAAGTTACTAAGCAAGAATTATTTTTTCAGCTTATTAAAAGATTAGAAGCCGGCGAACCTGTGATTTTGAATTCAGGACGAGCGGTAGATTTTATGCTTAAAAATATTCTTGATCCAGTTGAACGGTTAGTTGAGGACAAAAAGTTTCTCAAAAATTTGTTCGCTGTCGGTGAAAAAGGGGCTGTGAGTGTTTTGTATAATGACAACAAGGAGCGTACAGAGTACATAGATCGTTCAATAATTGTGCCTCAAGAATTGCAAAATGAGGCCCGAAAATTAGTTGAAGAAAAATTCAGCGACATTGCTTTTTATGATTTGACTAAAAAAACCATGATTTCTATAGAGATGCACGATGGTTTGTCTGTTGATGAATTTAGAAAAAGACAAGGAGAACTGGGCAAAAAATTATCAGAACTGCTGGAACAGCATGGCCTTACTGCAAAATATAGGGTTGAGCTTACCAGGATTGCGATTGATGTTGAAAACAAGCATGTGGGCAAGGGTTTGGGAGTGCAAAGAGCTCTGCAGTGGCTGTCTGAACAAAAAATCAAACCGGAGAAATTTATTGCTTTTGGCGATAGCCCGTCAGATGCGGCAATGGCAGCTGAATTGCAAGAGCGGGGCCTGCCGGTAGAATTTGTCTTTGTCGGCGAAAAAGACCTTTTGGCCGATCAAAAATTTGACTTTCACATCACCTATACCAAAGGGCAATGCGAGGAAGGCACGGTAGAATATTTAAAAGGCCTGGAATAAACTAGCCCCCTTTTTTTGTCGGGGGCTTTTTTGTATTTGACATACTATACCATATTGGTATGATTTAAGTATATGAAACTTGATGTCAAACACAAAACTATTTTTATCACCGGACCAAGCGTGGGCATCGGCAGGGAGACGGCTTTAAAATTCGCCCGCGCCGGCTGTAGTTTGGCTATTACTTATTATAAGGATAAGGAAGAGGCGATGGAAGTGGCTGACAAATGCCGGCGTCTGGGTGCAAAGGATGTGCAAGCGGTACGGCTTGATTTAATGGATGATCAAAGCATACGCTTGGCCGTGGGTGAAGTGGTTGAAAGGTTCGGAGAGATCTCGGTGTTGATTAATAATGCCGGAGTGGTTGTTTGGAAGCCCCTAAGCGAGCAGAGTTTTGAAAATATTGAACAGCAAGTACGGATAAACGTTGAGGGTTTGATTAAAATAACCAGAGCTTGCCTGCCGCATATCAAGGACTCAATCATCAACATTGTCGGCGATGCCGGCAGGGAAGGGATGGAGAATTTGGTTACTTATTGGACTGCCAAATTTGCAGTCAGGGGTTTTACCGAGGCCTTGGCCAGAGAATTGCCGGAGATAAAAGTATCGGCGGTTAACGAAGATCCGGCCTCATTCAATACAGCAATCAATAGCTTTCTTTACAATCGCGCGTAATTTGCCCATAAATCCCTGATTACTGACGCCGGCAGCCGGAGGAACAGGCAAACTTTTGTCAGTGTCATGCCTGTTTAAGGCCTCTTCATCTATTTTTTTGATGTCATCGGTTTTAATGAGTTTCAAATTGATGCCCCAGAACATTGAATATAAATCATAGGCCTTGCTAAACAATCCCAGCGCTTCTTCTTTTTTCCCGACCCCCTGGGCCTTGGTGCCGACTTCCATTAGACGCATGGATGCCGCGAGCAGATGTTTGGAAATGCACCAGACCTCGCCTTCCGGTTCTTTGACGATTTTTTTCAGCAGGGTTTTTCTCATTTCACGCACTTCCTGGAGTAAATCAAAATATGCCGGCTTGTCCAGTTTGGCGCCGGTAAAAAAGAAATGTTCTTCAATACTCACTAAATTCATTATGGCAATGGACAGATCTTCATCGGAAGACAGATCCATTTTTTCCTGTTTGGACAGATTGTTTACTTTTTGCACTAATTGATCCAGATTGTATAAATTATTTTCTTCGGGCATATGTAATAATTATCTTGTGAGCAAGTAAAATATTAAACTGAAAATTAAAAGTGGCACAACCGGAGCCACGACTTTTTCAAAAGGAAAATGCGCTTTGCCGTTTTTTCTTTTAATATAATCATACCAGGCAATGCCGGCAGTCAGGCCGATACTCCCCAGCAGGAAGCCGAACATTATTTTATCAATTCCCCAAAGCTTGTTTTGCGGATGTCCCATGATGCCGGCGAGTTCCAGGGGTATGAGGACCATGGCATAGTAAGCCAGGAGAACGAGAACCTCCTTAGCTTTGAAGTTTATATTTTTTTTAGTCAGCCAATTTATTGTCCATAAACTGACGGCCACGGTGAGTCCGCCGATCCACAACCCGCTGATAGTATCGTCTATTCCCAACCATCGGGAAAGTCCGACTCCGGCGGAAACCACGACAATGCAAACTGGGCAAGGCATAATTTTTTGGATTACTTGTTTATGTATTGCTGTAAATAATTTGTAACCTGGTCTTCGCCTTCGTAGCATTTGCTTCCGTCCCATAGCAGAGGCACACCCAGCTGATTGCCGGTGATGCCGCATTTTTGGGCGGTTTTGGCCATGTCGCTTGCATTATTTTGATCATGATACACTTCCACCCGGTTTATTTTGACTTTTTGGTCAATATTGTTTGTTTTTATAAACTCTTCAACCCGGGCGCAATGAGGACACTCCTGGCCATAATATAAAGTCAGCCCCTCGGCCGGTTTTTGGCCTTTGAAAAAGAAAATGGCGCCGACAACTATAACGATTGCCAGAATAATTAAAATTACTGTTTTTTTCATAAAACTTAAGTTAGGCTGTCGCTTTGGCCAGTGTTCTTCGGCAGGTGGAACAGACCCTGATGCTTTTGCCGCTGATTTTGAGCAATTGCAGATTAGGATTTTGTCTGCGCGGAACTTTTCGGTTGGAGTGGCTGACATTGTTGGCGCGAGCCGATGATTTGCCGCATAAATCGCATGATCTGGACATAAAGTTGATTACTTAGTGTTAATAAGATATAATTACTTTGTAGAAAAGTGGATTAATTGTATCTTGAAAAACTGTTTTTGTCAAATGATAATATGGATAAGTTATGGAATTGATTTTTTATTTTTTAATTATCATTCCTTCAGCCATAATTCATGAATATGCTCATGGCTGGGCCGCTGATTTGATGGGCGATCCAACTGCGAAATTCGCGGGTCGCCTGACCATAAATCCGGTCGCGCACATAGATTTGTGGGGAACGATTTTAATGCCGCTGGTGCTATATTTTTTAACCGGAGGCCAGTTTATGTTTGCTTACGCCAAACCGGTTCCGTATAATCCCTATAACTTAAAAAACCAAAAATGGGGTCCGGCCTTGGTGGCAATTGCCGGGCCGATAGCTAATTTTTTGCTGGCTTTTGTTTTTGCCATGGTTTTAAGGTTCGTACCTATAGGGGTTTTCAATCCTGGTCTAATTTCTTTCCTTGACATAATAGTTTACGCCAATATAATGCTGATGGTCTTTAATCTGGTGCCGATTCCGCCCTTGGACGGATCAAAGGTTTTGTACGCGGTCTTGCCGGCATCGGCGCAAAATGTAAAATTGTTTTTGGACAGATACGGGTTTATTATCTTATTGGTTTTTATTTTCTTTTTATTTGAATTGATCTCGCCGATTATAGACGGCATATTCAGATTGCTGGTGGGTTATTAATATATTTTAATTTTTTATTCATTAATGTAAAAATATGAAATTATTGTTTAGATGGTTAATTAGCGCGCTAGTTTTAATGTTCATTGCTTATTACGTGCCGGGTATTCATGTGACCAGTTTTTATTCGGCCTTGGTGGCGGCTTTGATTTTGGGTTTGGTCAATGCCCTGATAAGGCCATTGCTTTTATTGCTAACCTTGCCGATAAATATTTTTACTTTTGGACTGTTTACCTTAGTCATAAACGCCTTAATGTTCTGGCTGGCCTCAACAGTGGTCAAAGGTTTTTATGTGGCTGGATTTTGGCCCGCCTTTTGGGGGGCTTTGATTATGTGGATAGTCGGCTGGTTTGTAAACAGTTTATTAAAAAAATAGAGTTTGGATATTGGGTAGTGATATATGTTTTTGAGCACTAGCGATAGCTTGGCGAAAAAACATATATCACTACCAATGAATAAAGTTTATATATTATATGAAAAACTACTCTTCAAACAGAGCACAAAAAGGGAAGACAGCATTTAGGACTCCAAGCATGTTTAAGGTGTTTAAATCACAATTTGCTAAAAACAAAATAAATAATAAAATGAACAATAAAATATGGTCAAACCAGAAGTCAAAGTGATTTCCATCGGCGGATCAATCATAATTCCCAAGACCGGATTTGACATAGAGTTTCTAAAAAAATTTCGGGAAATGATAATCGCACGGGTAAAGACGGGTGAAAGATTTATTCTGGTTGTCGGCGGCGGCAGCACTTGCCGCGCCTATCAGGCGGCCGCCAAAAGCGTTGTTGATCTTTCCGGCGTGGATTTGGATTGGCTTGGTATTGCCGCGACTCATTTTAACGCCCAGTTTGTTAAATTATTATTTGGTGATCTGGCCTATCCGCAAATTGTTGACAACCCGACTAAAAAAATAAAAACTAATAAACCGATAATAGTCGCCGGCGGCTGGCAACCGGGTTGCTCAACCGACAGAGACGCGGTGCTACTGGCCAAGACCTACGGGGCTAAAGAAGTGATAAACGCTTCCAACATAGATTTCGTTTATACGGCTGACCCGAAAAAAGATCCCAGTGCCAAGCCGATCCCCAAAATGACTTGGCCGCAGATGCAAAAAATAGTAGGGGAGATGTGGAGTCCGGGCGCCAATTTGCCTTTTGATCCTTTGGCCACCAAAGAAGCCGGTAAACTAAAACTAAAGGTTTCTTTTGTCAAAGGCACGGACTTAAAAACATTTGCCAATATTTTAAATAAAAAAGAGTTTCAGGGGACAGTTGTTGAATAATTAATTTTTTGCGTATGTCGGTTGAAAAGCCAGTATCATTAAAAGAATTTTTAGAGAAAGAAACGCCCCAAGAAAAATTAGCCAAACACCTCCGCAGTTTACCGGATGAGGATAAACGCCGTCGAGCTGTCATTAAGGCCGCCGCCAATGCTGAAAAGAAGCAAAAACATGAGTAATGCTTGACATTATTTTTATTATAGGTTATCATTTGGACATCCATAGACAGTAGGTGCCCTTTGGGCTTAATCTCCTACCGAGGTGCAAAAGCTAGATTTAAAGCTAATTTAGGTCGATTGTACCGTTTGGTCTGTGGTGGATATCACAGATTTTTTGTTAAATATGCCAAAAACAAAACAACAGAAACAATCAACCGTAAAAATCCTTGTTGATGGTTTAAAGAGCGCCAAAGCCGCTGTTTTTGCCAACTTCCAGGGTTTGAAAGTTTCCGAAGCAGAGCAGTTGCGACGCGAATGCCGCAAAAATAACATCCAAGTATTGGCTGCCAAAAAAACCCTGGTTAAAAGAGCTTGTGAAGATATTGGTTTAACCGATATCAACCCAAAAATCTTTTCCGGCGGCGTGGCCACGTTTATGGCCCAGGGCGATGAGGTGTCGGCGGCAAAAATTGTAAGTAATTTTGCCAAGACCCATCAAATTGTCACCGTTTTCGGCGGTATCATGGAAGGCAAATTCGTTGATGCTTTGGCTATAAAAAGTTTAGCCAGTTTGCCAAGCAGACAGGAACTTTTATCAAGGTTGGTTGGCACAATCAATGCGCCGGTTTCCGGTTTCGTCAATGTGTTGGCCGGAAATTTACGCAATTTGGTTGGCGTATTAAATAATATTAAATCCGCAAAGGGCGGAGCTTAATTAAAATAATTATATGACTGACGAACAAAAAAACGTTGAGGTGCCGAAAAAGTTTGCGGCCCTCGTAGAGGAAATAGAAAAAATGTCCGTTCTGGATCTTTCCGAATTGGTGAAGATTCTGGAAGACAAGTTCGGCGTATCAGCCGCCGCTCCGGCCATGATGATGGCCGCACCGGCCGCGGGAGCCGCATCGGCCGCTGAAGAAAAATCAGAGTTCAATGTTGAACTTACTGACGCGGGCGCTTCCAAGATCAACGTGATCAAGGCAGTGAAAGAAATAACCGGTCTTGGTTTAGCCGATGCCAAAGCTTTGGTAGACGGCGCTCCAAAAATGATTAAAGAAGGCGTCAAGAAAGATGATGCCGAAGCCATGAAAAAGAAAATTGAAGAGGCCGGAGGCAAGGTTACACTAAAATAATCTTTAGACAATACAAAAGAGGGATGGAAAGAGTTTTTCGCCAAGCTTCGCTAGTGCTCAAAACTCTTTCCATCCCTCTTTTTGTTTTAGTTCAAAGTTATCTTGTATAATTTTTCCGAGTCCACTACATAGATAACATTCTTCGCTTCATCCACAATCATGCCGGTGGGTTTTACAAATTCATTGGCCGTGATTTGTTTTATCAGCTGGCCGGTTTTATCTAAAATAATAATCCGTTTATTTTGACTGTCTAAAATGTAGTTGTAAGTCAGATCGGTGTAGGTATAAATTTCATCAGCGTGGTCAAGCGCGGGATCAAGGCCGCTTACAGTATACGGTTGTTTCTGGCCGGAGGTAAATTTATCAATCGTGCCGTTGCTTTCCAAAACAAACATGTCGCCGTCGGTGGCCAGGTCAATGCCCGCGGCCAGGTTTACTCCCGCATCTTTTATCCAATTGGTGCCGCGGCCAAAACCGGTTTTGATGGAATCGTGCCGGTAAATTTGGTTATTGGCGGTATCAAGAGAATACAAGCGGCGGTTATAAATCATGATATTTTTAATATCCACGTTCGTATTCGGATATGACACGTCAATAAATTTGACGGAATTATCAGTCGGATTATATTGCGCCAATTTGTTGTCGGCTAAAAGCAGTGCGTAATCGTTTTCTTTAGGCACGGTGCCGGCCGTAAAGCCGTTTATGGCCAAACCGGAAGTAATGGTTTTACTGCTTTTGGAAACCGGATCATAAACGAACAGGTTGGAAGTGGCGCTGCCAAAACCGATAATTTGATTGCTAATGACAACAATATTTTCTATACCGGCCTGACCGGCTAAGTTAGCCCAATCAGCCAGAAGCTCCGGAGCGGCAACCGTTACTTTTCTAAGTTTTAACAGCAAAGCGTTTAACTGGTCGCCCAAACTCTGGCAGGTATTTTTTTCATCGGCGGTTTTGCAGGGGAGGCCGGCGAGCGTGGCCTGGGCCTCTTTAATATTGGTCATGGCCGCGCTGTTGTCCCCGTAAATTGAAGCGCTATCCGCGTTGCCGATTTTTGTATTAATGCTTGACACCGCATCGGCGTAGGCCTTGGCCGTTGCCGCTTTTTGCTGATTGATGCGCAGGTAAATTAAGCTGAAAACAAAAGTGATGCAGACCAATACGGAAGCGATCAAAAGTATTTTTGTAATAAGCGGCAGGCGTTTTAAATTATTTATAAATTCCTGCCGTCTTTTTGACCAGATATTTAAAATATCCTGCCGACGATTTTTATAGTTGAAAATGACAATAAACAACAGCACAATGGTTCGGCCCAGCCCCACTACGAGGGCGGCGATAAACATGGCCAGCCAGGCCAGGCCCCTGGCAATGTATTTTATGATTTGCCAAGCCACTTCCAGCACTTGTTTGAGCGCTTGCTGGAAATCAATCGTGTTGGTTTTTTCTTTTAGGGAACGATGCGATTTTAAGTGGGTGGAATTTATTTGGGCGTCGGCATTCATATTTGTCGCCGACTCCGCATGGTCTTCATCGTTGCCTTTAAAAGAATTATTCAGCCGGTTTTGCAGGCGTGGTAAAAATGATGAGGAGAGTATGTTAGCGGTTTTTTGTTCAGTGTTAAAAAGATTGGAGAGCGATTTTACCGAACCCTTGGCCTGCTGGGATCTTACTGATTTTATCAGCCGGTCATCGCCTTTTTGGAAGTGGATGATTATGCCGCCGAAAGAAGTATTGCTTTTTAATTCCGCCAAAACCCTTTGCAGATGTTCCGAACTTTGCCGGGGCGGGCGGGTGGTTACTATTTTTTGCAATCTGTCATTGCTGAAATATTCTTTGACATGAGGCGTGCTGGCAAAAAAGTAATCATTCTGGCCGATTTTTCCCTGAATGATTTGTGAAAAAAGCTGCCGGCTGGCTTCGGGCTCTTCGCTCCGGTTTTCCGTGATTAAATCCATGACTTTATAATTTCCGTCTTTGGTTTTGTAAAACAACAGCATCTGCGGCTCGCCGTAAAAACTGAAGATAATTTCCTGTTCGCGGATGGCGCCGACCAGGCAGTTCATCAAGAGATCGGGTTTGACCAAAGAAAACGACTCTTTGTTGATTTTATCAAGCACGATTTCCAGTGAGCTTTTGTCCGCCTGATCCGGGGTTTCATAATAATCATTTTCCACCTCGTCTATGATATGCTGGAGTTTTTCTATTGATTTATGCTCGCCGTTGTTTATTTCGCAGACGGCAAAAAAATAGCCCTTGTCTTTTTCTGCCGGTGTGGCCGGTTCGGTGATGTTAAGCAGAACATGGGAGTTTTCGGCGTCTCCTCCTTCAACAAAAAATTCATGCAAATGTAGGATTGGATCCATAACGTTCGCCTTTGACTTTTTAGGTTCTAATTATTATACTATAGGTAACTTTAAAACGCAAAGCACACAATATATGCTTGAACAACTTTTTGGTTCAAAGACCAGAGTTAAATTACTCCATATTTTTTTTCAATTCCCGGAAAGATCTTTTTACGTGCGGGAAATCGCCCGGCTGGCCGACACTCAATTAAACGCGGTCAGGCGCGAAATTGCCAACATGGAGGAGTTGGGGCTGATTTGCGGCGTATCAATGGATGAAGCCGCTTCCACGTCTGAAATCGGCGGCACCGGCCGATCAAAATATTATAAATTGGATGGCGGCTGTTTGCTCCATTTTGAACTGAAGGCGCTCCTGTTAAAGGCGCAAATGCTCCAGGAAAGGGAATTGGTTGAACTTTTAAAGCAAAAAGCCGGCAAATTAAAAATGATGATGCTCACCGGCTCGTTTACCGGCGCGACTGATTCTGAAACCGACGTGCTTTTAGTCGGCGAGGTTAAGCCCGGGGCGGTGGTTAAAATAATAAATGAATTTGAAAAAGATTTGGGCCGTTTGATCAGGTACACGATCATGTCTGAAAAAGAGTTTTTCGACCGTAAAGAAATTGGCGATAAATTCTTATATAACATTTTTGAAGGCAAGCACATGGTTGTTCTTGACGAGATAACGGTTTAGTTATGTTTTTAATCATTGATAACAGCGGGGAGAAAGCGGTTGTCTTTTATTATTCAACCGGCGCTTCCAGCGGAGGATTTAAGCAGAAACAAATCAAAGCGGAAGCAGGGGAGGACATTTTAGTTTGTCTGGAAAAATTTTTGACGCAAATCGGTTTGACGCTGAAAGATATAAAATATTTGGCAGTGGTTATCGGTGTCGGCAAATTCACGGCCACTCGTCTGGCAGTTACTTGCGTCAATACGCTGGGCTTGGCTTTAAAAATTCCGGTTATGGGCATAGATAAGGAGTGGCGCCCGGAAGCTGTTTGGAAAAAAATAAAGAAAATTCCGGTAGGGCAGTACGCAGTGCCAAAATACAGCGGCGAGGCGCATATCGGCAAGAAAAAAAAGTAAACTATGCTTTCAAACTACGCCAGATATCGGCTATATGAGATTTTACCGGGACTGTCTATTTGGCTGACCCTGATTGTCGGCGTCGGTCTGTCTTTTGTCCGGCCGCTGTGGATGATTTATTTTATAATTGTTTTTGATGTTTATTGGGTTTTGCGGGTTATTTATTTTTCATTTTATCTGATATTTTCCTGGCGCCGGTTCAGGCGCGCGGTCAAAGTGGATTGGTTTAAAAAATTAACCGAAGAATTTCCCAACTGGCGCGAGAAAAAGAATGTAGTTTTTTTACCGATATATAATGAGGATTGGGAGGTGGTTGGAACCACCCTGGACAGTTTATGCGCTTCGACGTATCCGGCCGGCGAAATATATATTGTCATGTCCGGAGAAGGCAGAAAAATTGAACACTGGCAGAAAATTCAAAGCCAGGTTAAGGAAAACTATGCGGGAAAATTTGCCGACCTGATATTTTATACGCACCCCGACGGTTTGCCGGATGAAATCAAGGGCAAGGGTTCCAATATTCATTTTGCCGAATATGAATTTAAAAAATACGCCGATACCAGGGGTTGGGATTATAAAAATATTATCGCCTCAATTTTTGACATAGACACGATCGCGCACCCCGCCTATATAGCGCACCTGACCTATTTATATTCTTCACACCCCAGGCCGGATCACAGTTCTTTCCAGCCGCTTACCCTCTACAACAACAACATGTGGCAATCGCCTTCAATCTTGCGCGTGATGGCGTTCGGCACGACTTTTTGGATGTTGTTTTCTCTGGCCCGGCTGGATAATCTGGTGACGTTTTCTTCGCACAGCATGAGTTTTAAGGCCATTATGGATTGCGGCGGACACAGCAAAAATATAGTGAGCGAGGACTCAAGGATTTTTTATCAGTGCTGGTTGAGGTATAATGGAGATTACGAGGTGACGCCTTTGTATATTCCGGTTTCCTTGGATACGGTGCGTGACAACAATTGGCTGATGTCGCTAAAAAATTTATATTACCAGCAAAGACGCTGGGCTTGGGGGGCCGAACATATTTCCTACTTGCTTTGGCAATATAGGACAAATAAA from Patescibacteria group bacterium includes these protein-coding regions:
- a CDS encoding phosphatidylserine/phosphatidylglycerophosphate/cardiolipin synthase family protein, translating into MNSDFSYQFFNTSVLAWEAMYQAILAAKKSIFWEVYTLVDDEAGKRFIELLAEKAAVGIDVKIIVDAFGSYDLSKSALFKLQTAGAKIVYFNRLRPGINIVDWVRRMWYRTHRKILIIDEERAFVGGVNVEQPAADWYDLHLLITGSAVIRPLLYGFAKSYIHCGGNAKEVEHLLHPDFAEGLNSIRNRINFLMHAPFYAKISPFKKFYYQSLESAQNTFNVVTPYYVPDLHFLDLVSRAKKRGVEVNIILPWETDVNLMRHMANAFYGISSKAGVSFYMLKKMNHAKAVSYDDKLGIVGSANFTPRSFFINQEASAAFSDPKMVGDLNKIIGDWKKEAVPLSEVGLSKKKWSARFKDWWLNKFKDYV
- a CDS encoding replication-associated recombination protein A; translated protein: MSEVLKSPLADRMRPKNFAEFVGQEEIVGAGRLLRKLIEKDEMASIIFWGPPGVGKTTLARIIAEQTKSAFSIISAVTSGKEELKKIIATAKQLLQVGQKTVLFVDEIHRWNKAQQDALLPHVENGIITLIGATTENPSFEIIGPLLSRSRVFILKNLADADIVKIIERALEDKSRGLGSLKIKIEKESVELLAELSGGDARTALNGLELAVKAKLKPKESAVELTKEDIKEALQRTHLVFDKKGEEFYNLISALHKSMRGSDADAALYWLARMLEGGADPLYVARRVLRFACEDIGMANSEALVQANAAYDACHKIGMPECTVHLAQAVVYCAKSKKSNLLYTAYGKAAADAKNTSHLGVPLHLRNAPTKFMKEIGYGKDYKYNPNFAGPVEQDYLPPELKGKKYL
- a CDS encoding epoxyqueuosine reductase QueH is translated as MTLKFLLHTCCAPCSIAIIDELKNKFALTVFFYNPNIFPFAEYEKRKAEVVRVCQEWGVPMIDMDYEADKWHKEVAEGLEMEAEGESRCALCFRFRLAKTAEYAKKNGFHYFSSSLTSGRNKPAEVINSIGKVFGKHYKVKFYDVDWKKDGRQEKAKKMVEERGIYRQNYCGCESSIKKP
- the tsaE gene encoding tRNA (adenosine(37)-N6)-threonylcarbamoyltransferase complex ATPase subunit type 1 TsaE yields the protein MPMITNSEKETEKFGQDLSAKLKGGEVVLLSGELGAGKTTLIKGLARGLGIKNEMTSPTFTLMNVCPMPAGRNFVHIDTYRLKNAQELIDIGVEDYLGKPNTICVIEWPEKISGLLQNKKTISILLEHLEETKRKITVS
- a CDS encoding HAD hydrolase family protein, giving the protein MINENRLVAHAWIFDVDGVLTHPSEKKVTKQELFFQLIKRLEAGEPVILNSGRAVDFMLKNILDPVERLVEDKKFLKNLFAVGEKGAVSVLYNDNKERTEYIDRSIIVPQELQNEARKLVEEKFSDIAFYDLTKKTMISIEMHDGLSVDEFRKRQGELGKKLSELLEQHGLTAKYRVELTRIAIDVENKHVGKGLGVQRALQWLSEQKIKPEKFIAFGDSPSDAAMAAELQERGLPVEFVFVGEKDLLADQKFDFHITYTKGQCEEGTVEYLKGLE
- a CDS encoding SDR family NAD(P)-dependent oxidoreductase, whose product is MKLDVKHKTIFITGPSVGIGRETALKFARAGCSLAITYYKDKEEAMEVADKCRRLGAKDVQAVRLDLMDDQSIRLAVGEVVERFGEISVLINNAGVVVWKPLSEQSFENIEQQVRINVEGLIKITRACLPHIKDSIINIVGDAGREGMENLVTYWTAKFAVRGFTEALARELPEIKVSAVNEDPASFNTAINSFLYNRA
- the rpmB gene encoding 50S ribosomal protein L28, whose product is MSRSCDLCGKSSARANNVSHSNRKVPRRQNPNLQLLKISGKSIRVCSTCRRTLAKATA